A stretch of DNA from Paracoccus methylovorus:
GGATCTGGCTCGTATCCGTGCGCGCGGCTATTCGCTGGACAACGAAGAACGGACGCCGGGTATGCGCTGCATCGCTGCCCCGATTTTTGATCTGGCCGGCGAGGCGGCGGCGGGTATCTCGGTCTCGGGGCCAAGCCTGCGCATGTCGGACGCCCGGCTGGCGGCCATGTCCGACGCGGTGATCGAGGCGGCGCGCGAACTGTCTTTTGGCATGGCGCCGCGACCCGAGGAGGGCGAAAGGATATGATTCGTCTGGATGACGTCTGAAACGGTGCTGATATCCTTGAAGGAAGTGGCGGGATTTTCAGGTTATTTGTACATTAACCGCAGATTCACGTTCAGTTCACACCGGCCATCCTAGCTTCAGTGCGACATAAGACCGCACCCGACTGCCATGGCCCGGTGCGTGTCTTGCAAGGAGCATGCGGTATGGATGATTTCGCTTCTCCACTGGGGGCCGGAATTGATAACACGCAGCAGCCACGCGCATGGCGGGCACCGGAAGCGATGGTTACGCCGGACCCGGCCGAGCTCGTGGCCAAGGAAACGGCGGGCAGGGGCGGTGACGCCAGCAGTATCTATGGCGCCTGCAGCGTCGAGACCTATCGCGCCGCAGGTGCTCTGCATGCCGCCCACCGTGACGCAGGCGGGTTTCTGGATGCGGTCGACCGTTTCGCCGCGCCGGATTTCTGGCGCCGTGACGGGGCGGTGAAATCCTGGATCTATGATCGTCAGCCAGTGGAACATGCGCCGGGCCGCGACATGGATTCCGTGCGGGTGTTCTATCACGCCGGCCACGGCAGGATGGACGAGCGCGGGATCTTTCATCTGCCGATGGGCGCGCTTTGGAGCGGGACGGATGCCTGCCTGACCTCGGACCGGATGCGCCTTGGCTCGGGTGTGCTGCGCTATCTGTTCTGGTCCACCAGCCAGTCGCTGCGGGTCGGTCCGGGCTTCAGCCCGCCGCAAAGCTGGGCGCAGGCCAATCACGGTCTGCGGATGCTGTTCGGCTTTGACTCCATCTGCTGGGATTCCGGCCGTTATGGCGCAAACTTCTGGCACCATTGGCAGATGGGAAAGTCTTTTTCGCAGGCGTGGCTGGATGGCGCCTGGGACATTTCGCATGACCAAAGCCCGGTCGCCTGCGCCTGCGCTTCGGACCGCGAGACGGCATTGAACATGCTTTTCGGCGAGCGAAGCTTTGGTGTGCAGCGCAGCAAGGCGCAATGCTGGGCATGGCGCTGGCACCAGCCTGCGCCGCTTTACCAGCGCGACCCGGCGTTGACCCAGCCCCCGGCCGAGTTCTCGGTCATTCGGCTGGTTCCGGTGTCCGAGGATCGTGCGCTGGCCAATTCGGTGCTGTCGCGCCTGGGCTTGAACCCTGTCTTGGTCGGGGCCGATGCGCGGGGCGCGATTTCGGTCGACAAGGGGCCGGTCCGTTTTCGGCGCCAGCCCGACGGGCGGATTCTTCTGGAACTTGGCCCCGGCGCGCCGGGGCAGGCCCTGCAGGAGATGCCGCCGCGCCGCACGCTTGTCAGTCGCGCCCAGAGTGCGCTGCGGTGTCACGGGTTCCTGCCCCCCGGAACCGAGCTGGTTTTCGACCGCGTCTCGCTGGCCATGTCCGCGACGACCAGCCTGCACCGGCTGGATGAACCGCCGGCCGAAAGCCTGGATGAGATCATCGTGCAGTTCCGGCAGGCGATCGACGGTATCCCGATGCTGACCTCGGATGCCGGCAGTCTCCGGCTGGCGATGCGCCCGGATGGCACCGTTCTTCGCATCGAATCCACCCTGCGGCAGGTGGTCGAGCGCATGCCGGCCCGCGCCCATCGCCACGGTCTGCCCGACGATCCGCCGCCGCCGCTGCGTCCCGAAGGGCTGCCCGAGCCCGAGCCGCAGGCGATCACGCGGATGCTGGCACAACATTCGGCGCGGCTTATGCGCGATCTGGCGGCACGCGGTGCGGCGCCGCTCACCCTGCGCATCCTGCCGGACACGACGGAAATAGGATACGGAATCCGCAGCAATACGGCACGCCTGGTTGCCCGTCAGGGCATCGAGATCGAATGCGTGCGCGGCTTTCGCAAGCGTTACTGGATCCAGTCGGACCTGGGTGACTGATGATCCGGTAGCCCGGAGGCGGAGGCAGCCGCCTTCGGGCACTTGATTACCGCAAAACGTCAAGGAGCATTGCCCGAGAGAGGTCGCATGGCCGAATACACCCGAGCCCAGATCGTGCGGCGCATTGCGACGACGGGTCACCTGCGTCTGGCCGGATCCGATCTGGCCGGGCTGGATCTGTCGGGTCTGACACTGGTCGAGGCCGATCTGTCTTATGCCGACCTGACC
This window harbors:
- a CDS encoding DUF6345 domain-containing protein — encoded protein: MDDFASPLGAGIDNTQQPRAWRAPEAMVTPDPAELVAKETAGRGGDASSIYGACSVETYRAAGALHAAHRDAGGFLDAVDRFAAPDFWRRDGAVKSWIYDRQPVEHAPGRDMDSVRVFYHAGHGRMDERGIFHLPMGALWSGTDACLTSDRMRLGSGVLRYLFWSTSQSLRVGPGFSPPQSWAQANHGLRMLFGFDSICWDSGRYGANFWHHWQMGKSFSQAWLDGAWDISHDQSPVACACASDRETALNMLFGERSFGVQRSKAQCWAWRWHQPAPLYQRDPALTQPPAEFSVIRLVPVSEDRALANSVLSRLGLNPVLVGADARGAISVDKGPVRFRRQPDGRILLELGPGAPGQALQEMPPRRTLVSRAQSALRCHGFLPPGTELVFDRVSLAMSATTSLHRLDEPPAESLDEIIVQFRQAIDGIPMLTSDAGSLRLAMRPDGTVLRIESTLRQVVERMPARAHRHGLPDDPPPPLRPEGLPEPEPQAITRMLAQHSARLMRDLAARGAAPLTLRILPDTTEIGYGIRSNTARLVARQGIEIECVRGFRKRYWIQSDLGD